Proteins encoded by one window of Misgurnus anguillicaudatus chromosome 4, ASM2758022v2, whole genome shotgun sequence:
- the cox19 gene encoding cytochrome c oxidase assembly protein COX19 has protein sequence MSTAMNFGSKSFRPRAPDKGAFPLDHFGECKTFKETYMRCLKNNHFDNSQCRIESKEYLECRMDRQLMAKEPLEKLGFKDLLDEPKEENKVKS, from the exons ATGTCAACGGCGATGAATTTCGGAAGCAAGTCGTTCCGTCCGCGTGCACCTGATAAAGGAGCATTTCCCTTAGATCATTTTG GTGAATGTAAGACATTCAAAGAGACATATATGCGATGCCTTAAAAACAACCACTTTGACAATTCACAGTGCCGGATAGAGTCAAAAGAATATTTAGAGTGCAGGATGGACAG ACAGTTAATGGCCAAGGAACCCCTTGAAAAGCTTGGATTTAAGGACTTGTTGGACGAACCGAAGGAAGAAAATAAAGTCAAATCCTAA
- the LOC129421259 gene encoding uncharacterized protein, which yields MWILRVLWVSLCLHAVQARIWAWMLSIPYSASENEPVGPRDREAEIFPSNPKGDMVTCEHDRACGRGFSCDRHFGLCVPLRQEGQYCRRDAQCVRGLSCMFGRCIRSVPDGQEGARCKLDRDCGESMCCARHHGERVCKRRLVLDESCFVPDGGLAFSINQICPCEEGLLCRGHGEPMKREREFVYHPDSTSWTCQAPKS from the exons ATGTGGATACTGCGAGTCTTGTGGGTTTCCTTGTGCCTGCATGCTGTTCAGGCGAGGATCTGGGCCTGGATGTTGTCTATACCCTACAGTGCATCTGAAAATGAACCGGTGGGGCCAAGAGACAGGGAAGCTGAAATTTTCCCAAGCAACCCTAAAGGAGACATG GTAACGTGCGAGCACGACCGTGCCTGCGGTAGGGGATTCTCTTGTGACCGCCATTTCGGCCTATGTGTCCCTCTAAGGCAAGAGGGGCAATACTGTAGACGAGACGCTCAGTGTGTGCGAGGACTCAGCTGCATGTTTGGCAGGTGCATCAGAAGCGTTCCAGATGGCCAGGAAG GGGCTCGGTGTAAACTCGACAGAGACTGTGGTGAATCTATGTGCTGTGCCCGACACCATGGTGAAAGAGTCTGCAAGCGGCGACTGGTGTTGGACGAGAGTTGCTTTGTGCCTGATGGTGGATTGGCTTTCAGCATCAACCAGATCTGCCCATGTGAAGAAGGTCTGCTGTGCCGTGGTCATGGAGAACCAATGAAAAGAGA GAGAGAATTTGTATATCATCCAGACTCCACAAGCTGGACTTGTCAGGCTCCTAAATCATGA